Proteins encoded in a region of the Macaca mulatta isolate MMU2019108-1 chromosome X, T2T-MMU8v2.0, whole genome shotgun sequence genome:
- the ARMCX3 gene encoding armadillo repeat-containing X-linked protein 3, which produces MGYARKVGWVTAGLVIGAGACYCIYKLTRGRKQNKEKMAEGGSGDVDDAGDCSGARYNDWSDDDDDSNESKSIVWYPPWARIGTEAGTRARARARARATRARRAVQKRASPNSDDTILSPQELQKVLCLVEMSEKPYILEAALIALGNNAAYAFNRDIIRDLGGLPIVAKILNTRDPIVKEKALIVLNNLSVNAENQRRLKVYMNQVCDDTITSRLNSSVQLAGLRLLTNMTVTNEYQHMLANSISDFFRLFSAGNEETKLQVLKLLLNLAENPAMTRELLRAQVPSSLGSLFNKKENKEVILKLLVIFENINDNFKWEENEPTQNQCGEGSLFFFLKEFQVCADKVLGIESHHDFLVKVKVGKFMAKLAEHMFPKSQE; this is translated from the coding sequence ATGGGCTACGCCAGGAAAGTAGGCTGGGTGACTGCAGGCCTGGTGATTGGGGCTGGCGCCTGCTATTGCATTTATAAACTGACTAGgggaagaaaacagaacaagGAAAAAATGGCTGAGGGTGGATCTGGGGATGTGGATGATGCTGGGGACTGTTCTGGGGCCAGGTATAATGACTGgtctgatgatgatgatgacagcaATGAGAGCAAGAGTATAGTATGGTACCCACCTTGGGCCCGGATTGGGACTGAAGCTGGAACCAGAGCCAGGGCCAGGGCAAGGGCCAGGGCTACCCGGGCACGTCGGGCTGTCCAGAAACGGGCTTCCCCCAATTCAGATGATACCATTTTGTCCCCTCAAGAGCTGCAAAAGGTTCTTTGCTTGGTTGAGATGTCTGAAAAGCCTTATATTCTTGAAGCAGCTTTAATTGCTCTGGGTAACAATGCTGCTTATGCATTTAACAGAGATATTATTCGTGATCTCGGTGGTCTCCCAATTGTCGCAAAGATTCTCAATACGCGGGATCCCATAGTTAAGGAAAAGGCTTTAATTGTCCTGAATAACTTGAGTGTGAATGCTGAAAATCAGCGCAGGCTTAAGGTATACATGAATCAAGTGTGTGATGACACAATCACTTCTCGATTGAACTCATCTGTGCAGCTTGCTGGACTGAGATTGCTTACAAATATGACTGTTACTAATGAGTATCAGCACATGCTTGCTAATTCCATTTCTGACTTTTTTCGTTTATTTTCAGCGGGAAATGAAGAAACCAAACTTCAGGTTCTGAAACTCCTTTTGAATTTGGCTGAAAATCCAGCCATGACTAGGGAACTGCTCAGGGCCCAAGTACCATCTTCACTGGGCTCCCTCTTTAATAAGAAGGAGAACAAAGAAGTTATTCTTAAACTTCTGGTCATATTTGAGAATATAAATGATAATTTCAAATGGGAAGAAAATGAACCTACTCAGAATCAATGCGGTGAaggttcactttttttctttttaaaagaatttcaagTGTGTGCTGATAAGGTTCTGGGAATAGAAAGCCACCATGATTTTTTGGTGAAAGTAAAAGTTGGAAAATTCATGGCCAAACTGGCTGAACATATGTTCCCAAAGAGCCAGGAataa